One Phaseolus vulgaris cultivar G19833 chromosome 11, P. vulgaris v2.0, whole genome shotgun sequence genomic window carries:
- the LOC137834526 gene encoding uncharacterized protein — translation MNLCPMHVKKQLSNGKIRCPCSKCKNLKFIYFEEVKVHLYKKGFIPEYWYWTCHGESDPNIWIDTSPEIFSTEEGHLNRFESMVYDVVGLEYEIDHDQEMDDTLIMNETPNIEAQKFYELLDAAQKPLWPGCNNHTELSFVVRFLTIKSEGNMSQRSCDQTLALMKETHPIGNLIPKDFYRTKKLVSKLGLTVKKIYCCVDGCMLFYTDEEMKLKECRFCHKPRFHIRGVGRDKYKEVPVKRMHYLPLIPRVKRLYASMSSAPHMKWHHENRREPGVLCHPSDGEAWKHFDKMYPEFAFEPRNVRPHSLKGKIDVYLQPLIDELKQLWNGVLIYDISRKQNFMMKATLMWTINDFPAYGMLSEKNVFDNVFNTVMDIKNKTKDNVKARMDLKEYCKRRELELQVQPSGKVLKPKEKFVLSNEQKNIVYKWISEMKMSDGYASNLRRCVNLNQRKLFGMKIHDCHVLMEMLLPIAFRALPHQLEQIFPPEFFNSMEHLPIHLPYETRVGGPVQYRWMYPFERYLNKLKRMVKNKSHVEGSICEAYLSLETSHFCSYYFESHVQSMRTKVGQNDFGGQNDTSQKTLSVFNHVGRLAGTCKSHYLNEKELATLHLHVLLNCEEVQPYIDFNVYKNVYNERHFVQYLEASIPNISRIDIDGRIASEFPFWFQTYVHDRNNLVQNQHLHHLALGPQKRVHTWPIYFVNGFKFHTKEWSIGKKIINCGVCVKDDNEKYYYGIIKEIMQIEYSGEPTKQLVVFNCEWFDNTINHGIKVQPQYDIVEVHCQRRYSNFDPFIFATNAIQVYYVPYPEKIKEKVDWWVAIKTKPRCTVDDRYTLEVAYQESTTNVNITTNEELLGHLVDEDEYEEIDDETHFETCLEL, via the exons ATGAATTTGTGTCCTATGCATGTGAAGAAACAATTGTCAAATGGAAAAATAAGGTGTCCTTGTTCTAAGTGCAAAAATCTAAAGTTCATCTATTTTGAAGAAGTTAAAGTTCATCTTTATAAGAAAGGATTCATTCCTGAATATTGGTATTGGACATGTCATGGAGAGAGTGACCCAAACATATGGATAGATACCAGTCCTGAGATTTTCAGTACAGAGGAAGGACACCTCAATAGATTTGAGAGCATGGTTTATGATGTTGTTGGTCTAGAGTATGAAATAGATCATGATCAAGAAATGGATGACACTCTAATTATGAATGAGACTCCAAACATAGAAGCCCAAAAGTTTTATGAACTATTAGATGCAGCCCAAAAACCATTATGGCCCGGATGTAATAATCACACTGAATTATCTTTTGTTGTTAGATTTTTGACAATTAAATCAGAGGGGAACATGTCTCAAAGATCTTGTGATCAAACATTAGCCCTTATGAAAGAGACACATCCTATTGGTAATCTTATTCCTAAAGATTTCTATAGGACCAAAAAACTAGTCTCAAAACTTGGCTTAactgtaaaaaaaatttattgttgtGTTGATGGTTGTATGTTATTTTACACTGATGAAGAAATGAAGTTAAAAGAATGTAGATTTTGTCACAAACCACGTTTTCATATACGAGGTGTTGGTAGAGATAAATACAAAGAGGTTCCTGTTAAAAGAATGCATTATTTACCTCTCATTCCTAGGGTTAAGAGATTATATGCCTCCATGAGTTCTGCTCCACATATGAAGTGGCATCATGAAAATAGACGAGAACCTGGCGTGTTGTGTCATCCATCCGATGGTGAAGCTTGGAAACATTTTGATAAAATGTATCCTGAATTTGCATTTGAACCAAGAAATGTAAG GCCACATAGTCTAAAGGGTAAAATTGATGTGTATTTGCAACCATTGATTGATGAGTTAAAACAATTATGGAATGGAGTGTTGATATATGatatttcaagaaaacaaaattttatgatGAAAGCTACATTAATGTGGACTATTAATGATTTTCCTGCATATGGAATGTTGTCGG AGAAAAATGTCTTTGATAATGTCTTCAACACGGTGAtggatataaaaaataagaccAAAGATAATGTTAAGGCGAGAATGGACTTGAAGGAATATTGTAAGAGAAGAGAACTAGAACTACAAGTTCAACCTAGTGGAAAAGTCTTAAAGCCTAAAGAAAAGTTTGTTTTGTCCAATgaacaaaaaaatattgtttacaaATGGATTAGTGAGATGAAAATGTCAGATGGGTATGCCTCAAATTTGCGTAGATGTGTAAACCTAAATCAGAGGAAGTTGTTTGGAATGAAAATTCACGATTGCCATGTGTTAATGGAGATGTTATTACCTATTGCTTTTCGTGCACTTCCCCATCAG TTGGAACAAATATTTCCTCCTGAATTTTTCAATTCCATGGAGCATCTGCCTATTCATCTACCTTATGAAACTAGAGTGGGAGGTCCTGTTCAATACCGCTGGATGTATCCATTTGAGAG GTACTTGAATAAGTTGAAACGAATGGTTAAAAACAAATCCCATGTAGAGGGATCTATTTGTGAGGCATACTTAAGCTTGGAGACTTCTCATTTTTGTTCATATTATTTTGAGTCACATGTTCAATCAATGCGAACTAAAGTTGGTCAAAATGATTTTGGAGGTCAAAATGACACGAGCCAAAAAACTTTATCAGTTTTCAATCATGTTGGTCGTCTAGCAGGAACTTGTAAAAGTCATTATTTGAATGAGAAAGAGTTAGCTACTTTGCATTTGCATGTCCTGCTTAATTGTGAGGAAGTTCAGCCATATATTGA tTTTAATGTATATAAGAATGTATACAATGAAAGACACTTTGTGCAATATTTGGAAGCATCTATTCCAAATATAAGTAGAATTGATATTGATGGGAGAATTGCATCTGAATTTCCATTTTGGTTTCAAACATAT GTTCATGATAGAAATAACTTAGTACAAAATCAACATTTGCATCACTTGGCATTGGGCCCTCAAAAAAGGGTTCATACTTGGCCCATATACTTTGTCAATGGTTTCAAGTTTCACACGAAAGAATGGAGTATTGGTAAGAAAATAATCAACTGTGGAGTTTGTGTGAAGGATGATAATGAAAAATACTATTATGGTATTATCAAAGAGATTATGCAAATAGAATACTCAGGAGAACCAACCAAACAATTAGTGGTATTTAACTGTGAGTGGTTTGATAATACCATTAATCATGGTATAAAAGTTCAACCCCAATATGACATTGTGGAGGTTCATTGTCAAAGAAGATATTCAAATTTTGATCCTTTCATATTTGCAACAAATGCAATTCAAGTATATTATGTACCTTATccagaaaaaataaaagaaaaggttGATTGGTGGGTGGCTATTAAAACCAAACCAAGATGTACAGTTGATGATCGATATACATTAGAGGTTGCTTATCAAGAGTCAACAACTAACgttaatatcacaacaaatgaGGAGCTACTTGGTCATTTGGTGGATGAAGACGAGTACGAGGAAATAGATGACGAAACACATTTTGAAACGTGCTTGGAATTATAA